The sequence CCGAGCTGGTGTCCGCGCTGGTCGGCGACGCACTCGCCCTGCTCGCTGTGCTGGATGTCGAGGCGATCACCAAGACGGGCGGGAAGCCGGCTGATGCGGTCGCGCTGCTGGCGCTGGTCGCGGGCCAGGACGTGGAGCCGGCCGAGGACTCCGATGGCACCGACGGCCGGTGGCGCATCGCACGGAAGACGGCGCCGGATCGGGTGATCTCGACCGTCGACCCCGACACCCGGCACGCCCACAAGACCCGGGAACGACGCCAGGACGGGTTCAAGGCCCACGTCGTGGTGGAGCCAGACACCGGGCTGACCACCGTGTGTGCATTGACCAAGACCAACGGCCCAGCCAACTCCGACGCCACCGTCGGTGCCGAGTTGGTCACTGCCGACTCGACCCTCGCGACCGACCAGCAGGTCGAGGTGCTCGGGGACTCGGCCTACGCCACCGGCGACATGCTCCACACCCTGGACGGCAAGAAGTGGCTACCGCTGCTCAAACCGTGGCCGCTGCGCCCCACGGTCGAAGGCGGATTCACCCTCGATGACTTCCGCTACGACCCCGACGCCGACGCCCTGACCTGCCCGGCGGGCATCACCAGGAAGCGGTCCGCGAAGGGCACCGTCACCTTCGGTGCTGCCTGTCGCGGCTGCCCGCTACGACAGCGATGCACCACTTCGGCAAGCGGTCGCACTGTGTTGATCGGCGAACACCACCAACTGCAACGCGAACACCGCAAGCGAGCCGCCGACGACGGCTTCCAGGCCGACTATCGACAGCACCGACCGATGGTCGAACGCTCGATCGCCTGGCTCACCCGCGGCGCCCGACGCGTCCCATACCGAGGCGTCGAGAAGAACAACAACTGGCTCCACCACCGCGTCGCCGCCCTCAACCTGCGTCGACTCCTCGCCATGGGCCTCACGATGACCGACGGAGCCTGGGCCCTGGCCTGACAGGGCCCTCGCGGGCTCAATTCCGCCCCTTGCACGCGGCTGCAGAGCCGCGCAGGATGGCCGACGGCGGGCGGAACGACCCCGTTGTCGCACCCAGAGTGCTGACTCAAACTCGCCGCTCGACGGCCTTGGCGGCGCTCCGCCCGCCACCCACGCCGCCAGATGACAAGTTGTTCAGCAGTCTCCTAGGGAGGGTGAAGAGCCCTTCCTCCTGCGGCGCCGTCGGAGACGGACCGGTGGTCGCGCCCTGGATTGCGCTCGCCTGCAACGCTGCAGAGGGGGTCGGCGCGGTTGGGCGGGCTGCTTGCTGATCGAGCAGCTCGAGGAGGTCCACGGGTTCGTCGTCGACGGTGAGCGGGAGTGCGCGCGCGATAGCCGCCTTCTGACGGGCCCACACGTCACGCAGCGCGACGAGGTGCCTGCCGTAGACCTTGTCCCACTCGGCCTGAGCCTCCTGATGCTCCTCGTCGGAGTCGAAGCGTCGGCGCCAGGGCCAGCCGCCGCGCGCATCGCTGAACTCACTCCAACGGCGATTCTCAGCGCGCTCGGTGCGCCGCAGCGTGTCCAACTCG comes from Nocardioides aromaticivorans and encodes:
- a CDS encoding IS1182 family transposase, which gives rise to MQGESDRQRELLDVESVAGHLLEPGSVFALLAEHRDRLFPSELFADLFPTGRGRPSIPGEVIASVIVLQALYGHSDREAVDALTFDLRWKAACGYAIDKPGFDPSTLTYWRRRLAASNRPQRIFEVVREVITETGAVAGKQRRALDSTILDDAVARQDTVTQLIAQIRRVGREVPGAKDLITEHCTRLAALTGQDYHSTGKPPIAWDDPAARAELVSALVGDALALLAVLDVEAITKTGGKPADAVALLALVAGQDVEPAEDSDGTDGRWRIARKTAPDRVISTVDPDTRHAHKTRERRQDGFKAHVVVEPDTGLTTVCALTKTNGPANSDATVGAELVTADSTLATDQQVEVLGDSAYATGDMLHTLDGKKWLPLLKPWPLRPTVEGGFTLDDFRYDPDADALTCPAGITRKRSAKGTVTFGAACRGCPLRQRCTTSASGRTVLIGEHHQLQREHRKRAADDGFQADYRQHRPMVERSIAWLTRGARRVPYRGVEKNNNWLHHRVAALNLRRLLAMGLTMTDGAWALA